Sequence from the bacterium genome:
AAAAAATAAAAGATTGCAAAGAGAGTATAAAAATGGGATGGAGTGTAAAAAAAGAGAACGGAGAAGAATTGATTTTAGAGAATCCCGACTTCGGAAGGGTTGAGATAGTCGCGAATACCATAGGAAACTATGATCAGCTAGCTTATATTCAACCAACTGGCAGTGTAGTAGTTGTTTTAATTGATGAAAAAAGAGAAAAAATTTATCTTCATACTGAAGAAAGACCAGCAGCTCCGAAAGAGAATTGTCCAGAAATAAAGAAGGGTAATTTATATATTCCCTTCGATCATTTAGGAAGAGGTAGTATAGAAACTATTAGGGGATTTAGCGAGGGAACTTGGCAAAATACGGCAATAACGGAGATAAAAGATGAGGCAGGCTTAGAAATAAGGGAGAATGATTTAGAGCAATTAGGTATAATTAACGCAAATACAGCATTTTTTTGTTTTAATGTCGTTGCTGTTCTAGCAAAAGGTGATTCTAAGATTAAGTTTAGTCCTCAAAGTGAAGGTGATAAAAAAAAGATTAAAAACAGAAAATGGTATACAAAAAAAGAAGTAAAAGAAATAATAGCACAGGGAAAGATATTTTGCGGCGTTACATTGGCTACACTAAATCTTTATTTTCAAAAGAGTGAAGTAAACTAAAATGCCCAGATGTATTCTCTAGTGATAGAAATAGTATCTCAAAATACTAATTTGTGCTTATAAAACAGGTTCTAACGTCGTCCATTACCCGCAACTATGATTTATATTGCTGCAGACAAACACGGTTTTAAGGCCATAAAGTTCGTTGAAGAATACCTCAAGTCACGCAATATTCCTTATGATAACCTGGGAATAAAAACCGAAACGGAAGACATGAGACTTGAAGATATGATTCCTAAAGTTGTGGCCAAAATTCGTGAGAATAGAGAAAATAAAGGCATACTTTCTTGTGGCGCCGGGGTTGGCGTAGAGATAGGAACGAATAGGTTTAGCGGCATTCGAGCCTGTTTGGCAACGAACACTAAGGTGGCGGAGTGGTCAAGAGTTTACGACAACTGTAATGTTGTGTGCCTGGTAGGATGGGAATCAGAGAAAAGCACCGTTCATAGCATTTTAGATGCGTGGTTCGGCGCAGAATATGATGGAGATGCAGATCGTCTAAAAATGATGGAAGTATTTGATAGCTGGCATTGAGCGGTCAGAGAGATGAATATTTTCAATTAAAGAAATTCCTCAATTTAGGGTGACAGTCACCTATCAGAATAACTAACCAAACAATATCATGACTACAATATCTAAAAATCTATTCTCTTTTGCTAAAATATCCCACGGCTTCGTATTATTTTCTTTATTCTCGATTCTTTTATTTTCAGTTTTTGTTGTAGGAACGGCAGAGGCTCAAAATGCTACAGGAATTATTGTTGAAATTACAACCGATAAAAGTCAATATACCGTTGGAGAAGATATTTTTATCACCGTAAAAGCTGTCAATACATCTAACGTATCGCAAACACTCTCCTTTTCTTCGTCATTGCAAGCCGATTATGCCATTGGTGGAAAATATCGCTGGTCATCAAATAAGGCCTTTCTTCAATTTTTGACTTCAGTAGTAATTCCCGCGGGCTCTTCGCGACAATGGGAATTTACCCATAAACCTTCTGATTTTAAACTGGACAGTGGTACTCATACAATTTCTGGAGAAGTTGTCGGACACGGCAGCGCTCAAACTACCATTACTGTTGTCAGTGAAACTCAACCCCCTTATTTTGAAAGTTTTGAAAGCGGTTTAGGCGGTTGGCAAACAGATCATGAGATTCATTGCGAACAAGAGATCCATCCTTGTTTATTTGAGTGGAGTATTGAGCGTTCAACTGAGCAGGCGCAACATGGCAATTATTCTCTTGAAAGTTTTCTCAACGGCATTAACGACGATGGTACAATTTGGATGGAAAAGACATTCCCGGTGCCTCAAAATTCGACTGTAACTATTGACCTTTCTTTTCAACTCTGGAGCGAGGCAGCAACCCCCGTTACCCAATGGCCCGTAGTTGCATATATAGGCACCGCCGATCCAGAGTTAGAGTCTGATTTTACTATCGTTGGGTACACAAATACGGTTGCTGGTTGGCAAGCATATAGCCATAGCCGGAATATTAACACAGGTTCATCAAGCCGCATATGGGTAGCGTTTGGATTTGGGGCTACCTGGGAAGTATCCAGAACTTATTTTATGGATTCAGTGACGGTTACTGTCCCTCCCGCCCCTCCAGTTATTGGAGAAAAATTTGTAATTGGAATGTATCCAGTTGAGAAAAGAAGTGATCGTATGTTTATTGTGTCCGTCACTGACCAAGCCACAATTCAGCAAGCTCGGAATTGTTACGCTTATGGCCAACAAAATCCTGGTGACCCACGATGCGGCAGACACATTAGCGGC
This genomic interval carries:
- a CDS encoding RpiB/LacA/LacB family sugar-phosphate isomerase translates to MIYIAADKHGFKAIKFVEEYLKSRNIPYDNLGIKTETEDMRLEDMIPKVVAKIRENRENKGILSCGAGVGVEIGTNRFSGIRACLATNTKVAEWSRVYDNCNVVCLVGWESEKSTVHSILDAWFGAEYDGDADRLKMMEVFDSWH
- a CDS encoding BsuPI-related putative proteinase inhibitor; its protein translation is MTTISKNLFSFAKISHGFVLFSLFSILLFSVFVVGTAEAQNATGIIVEITTDKSQYTVGEDIFITVKAVNTSNVSQTLSFSSSLQADYAIGGKYRWSSNKAFLQFLTSVVIPAGSSRQWEFTHKPSDFKLDSGTHTISGEVVGHGSAQTTITVVSETQPPYFESFESGLGGWQTDHEIHCEQEIHPCLFEWSIERSTEQAQHGNYSLESFLNGINDDGTIWMEKTFPVPQNSTVTIDLSFQLWSEAATPVTQWPVVAYIGTADPELESDFTIVGYTNTVAGWQAYSHSRNINTGSSSRIWVAFGFGATWEVSRTYFMDSVTVTVPPAPPVIGEKFVIGMYPVEKRSDRMFIVSVTDQATIQQARNCYAYGQQNPGDPRCGRHISGQIASGNGGFNTNWSWHLIPETVIMPTASIEICDGSPNDVERDGVDFDAGVFCPWISYILAPGGQYPQISPSTAFTRNLTLGLRGNDVKELQRVLASDPLIYPEGFITGYFGPLTRKAVIKFQEKYASEILTPIKITKGTGFVGPMTMRKLREIRQTTSAN